A part of Spodoptera frugiperda isolate SF20-4 chromosome 25, AGI-APGP_CSIRO_Sfru_2.0, whole genome shotgun sequence genomic DNA contains:
- the LOC118273029 gene encoding gamma-aminobutyric acid receptor subunit beta isoform X4: MSGARPRSAPLLLALAAAFLPQANHVAGAGGGGMFGDVNISAILDSFSISYDKRVRPNYGGPPVEVGVTMYVLSISSVSEVLMDFTLDFYFRQFWTDPRLAYKKRTGVETLSVGSEFIKNIWVPDTFFVNEKQSYFHIATTSNEFIRIHYSGSITRSIRLTITASCPMNLQYFPMDRQLCHIEIESFGYTMRDIRYLWKDGVNSVGMSNEVQLPQFRVLGHRQRATVVTLTTGNYSRLACEIQFVRSMGYYLIQIYIPSGLIVIISWVSFWLNRNATPARVALGVTTVLTMTTLMSSTNAALPKISYVKSIDVYLGTCFVMVFASLLEYATVGYMAKRIQMRKQRFVAIQKIASEKKMPVDCPPVGDPHTLSKMGTLSRCPPGRPSEVRFKVHDPKAHSKGGTLENTINGGRSGAEEENPGPPPHILHPGKDISKLLGMTPSDIDKYSRIVFPVCFVCFNLMYWIIYLHVSDVVADDLVLLEEDK, translated from the exons ATGAGCGGCGCCCGCCCCCGCTCCGCGCCGCTTCTGCTGGCGCTCGCGGCCGCCTTCCTACCGCAAGCCAACCATGTCGC gGGCGCCGGTGGGGGAGGGATGTTCGGTGATGTCAATATATCAGCCATTTTGGATTCATTTAGTATAAGTTACGACAAAAGAGTAAGACCAAACTATGGAG GTCCGCCAGTGGAGGTGGGCGTCACCATGTATGTGCTCTCTATCAGCTCCGTCTCCGAAGTGCTCATG GATTTCACATTGGATTTTTACTTCAGACAATTTTGGACCGACCCCCGATTAGCTTACAAAAAAAGAACAGGAGTTGAGACATTATCTGTGGGCTCGGAGTTCATAAAGAATATATGGGTGCCAGACACGTTTTTTGTAAACGAAAAGCAATCTTATTTCCATATAGCAACAACAAGCAACGAATTCATACGTATTCATTACTCTGGCTCTATAACTAGAAGTATCAG GTTGACGATTACAGCTTCGTGTCCTATGAATCTGCAATACTTCCCAATGGATCGGCAGTTGTGTCACATTGAGATCGAAAGTT TCGGGTACACAATGAGAGACATTCGGTACCTTTGGAAAGATGGGGTGAACAGCGTCGGTATGAGCAACGAGGTGCAGCTGCCGCAGTTCCGGGTGCTCGGCCACCGGCAGCGCGCCACTGTTGTTACATTGACGACAG GAAATTACTCAAGATTGGCATGTGAAATTCAATTTGTTCGATCAATGGGATATTACCTGATTCAAATTTATATTCCGTCTGGTTTGATTGTCATCATATCATGGGTATCATTTTGGTTGAACCGGAACGCCACACCGGCCCGAGTAGCTCTAGGTGTTACCACTGTGTTGACGATGACAACGCTCATGTCGTCGACGAATGCGGCTTTACCTAAGATATCGTACGTCAAGTCCATCGACGTTTATTTGGGAACCTGTTTCGTGATGGTCTTCGCTAGCTTGctag AATATGCTACTGTGGGATATATGGCCAAAAGAATACAGATGAGAAAACAAAGATTTGTAGCTATTCAGAAAATCGCCTCTGAGAAAAAGATGCCGGTTGATTGTCCCCCTGTTGGCGACCCACACACGCTGTCTAAAATGGGGACCCTCAGCCGGTGCCCACCTGGAAGACCATCG GAGGTGCGTTTTAAAGTACACGACCCCAAAGCTCATTCCAAAGGCGGTACTCTAGAGAATACCATCAATGGTGGCCGCAGTGGAGCTGAAGAAGAAAACCCAGGACCTCCTCCGCATATCCTACATCCTGGCAAG GACATAAGCAAATTGCTCGGCATGACTCCTTCGGACATCGACAAGTACTCTCGCATAGTGTTCCCCGTCTGCTTCGTATGTTTTAACCTCATGTACTGGATCATATACCTTCACGTATCCGACGTCGTGGCTGACGATCTGGTTCTACTGGAAGAGGATAAATAG
- the LOC118273029 gene encoding gamma-aminobutyric acid receptor subunit beta isoform X1 → MSGARPRSAPLLLALAAAFLPQANHVAGAGGGGMFGDVNISAILDSFSISYDKRVRPNYGGPPVEVGVTMYVLSISSLSEVKMDFTLDFYFRQFWTDPRLAYKKRTGVETLSVGSEFIKNIWVPDTFFVNEKQSYFHIATTSNEFIRIHYSGSITRSIRLTITASCPMNLQYFPMDRQLCHIEIESFGYTMRDIRYKWNEGPNSVGVSSEVSLPQFKVLGHRQRAMEISLTTGNYSRLACEIQFVRSMGYYLIQIYIPSGLIVIISWVSFWLNRNATPARVALGVTTVLTMTTLMSSTNAALPKISYVKSIDVYLGTCFVMVFASLLEYATVGYMAKRIQMRKQRFVAIQKIASEKKMPVDCPPVGDPHTLSKMGTLSRCPPGRPSEVRFKVHDPKAHSKGGTLENTINGGRSGAEEENPGPPPHILHPGKDISKLLGMTPSDIDKYSRIVFPVCFVCFNLMYWIIYLHVSDVVADDLVLLEEDK, encoded by the exons ATGAGCGGCGCCCGCCCCCGCTCCGCGCCGCTTCTGCTGGCGCTCGCGGCCGCCTTCCTACCGCAAGCCAACCATGTCGC gGGCGCCGGTGGGGGAGGGATGTTCGGTGATGTCAATATATCAGCCATTTTGGATTCATTTAGTATAAGTTACGACAAAAGAGTAAGACCAAACTATGGAG GACCACCCGTGGAAGTGGGGGTTACCATGTACGTGCTCTCCATCAGCTCTCTGTCTGAAGTGAAAATG GATTTCACATTGGATTTTTACTTCAGACAATTTTGGACCGACCCCCGATTAGCTTACAAAAAAAGAACAGGAGTTGAGACATTATCTGTGGGCTCGGAGTTCATAAAGAATATATGGGTGCCAGACACGTTTTTTGTAAACGAAAAGCAATCTTATTTCCATATAGCAACAACAAGCAACGAATTCATACGTATTCATTACTCTGGCTCTATAACTAGAAGTATCAG GTTGACGATTACAGCTTCGTGTCCTATGAATCTGCAATACTTCCCAATGGATCGGCAGTTGTGTCACATTGAGATCGAAAGTT TCGGCTACACCATGCGGGACATCAGATACAAATGGAACGAGGGGCCCAACTCTGTGGGTGTTTCCAGCGAGGTGTCGCTGCCGCAGTTCAAGGTGCTGGGCCATCGCCAACGAGCTATGGAGATCTCCCTTACTACAG GAAATTACTCAAGATTGGCATGTGAAATTCAATTTGTTCGATCAATGGGATATTACCTGATTCAAATTTATATTCCGTCTGGTTTGATTGTCATCATATCATGGGTATCATTTTGGTTGAACCGGAACGCCACACCGGCCCGAGTAGCTCTAGGTGTTACCACTGTGTTGACGATGACAACGCTCATGTCGTCGACGAATGCGGCTTTACCTAAGATATCGTACGTCAAGTCCATCGACGTTTATTTGGGAACCTGTTTCGTGATGGTCTTCGCTAGCTTGctag AATATGCTACTGTGGGATATATGGCCAAAAGAATACAGATGAGAAAACAAAGATTTGTAGCTATTCAGAAAATCGCCTCTGAGAAAAAGATGCCGGTTGATTGTCCCCCTGTTGGCGACCCACACACGCTGTCTAAAATGGGGACCCTCAGCCGGTGCCCACCTGGAAGACCATCG GAGGTGCGTTTTAAAGTACACGACCCCAAAGCTCATTCCAAAGGCGGTACTCTAGAGAATACCATCAATGGTGGCCGCAGTGGAGCTGAAGAAGAAAACCCAGGACCTCCTCCGCATATCCTACATCCTGGCAAG GACATAAGCAAATTGCTCGGCATGACTCCTTCGGACATCGACAAGTACTCTCGCATAGTGTTCCCCGTCTGCTTCGTATGTTTTAACCTCATGTACTGGATCATATACCTTCACGTATCCGACGTCGTGGCTGACGATCTGGTTCTACTGGAAGAGGATAAATAG
- the LOC118273029 gene encoding gamma-aminobutyric acid receptor subunit beta isoform X5, which yields MEDFTLDFYFRQFWTDPRLAYKKRTGVETLSVGSEFIKNIWVPDTFFVNEKQSYFHIATTSNEFIRIHYSGSITRSIRLTITASCPMNLQYFPMDRQLCHIEIESFGYTMRDIRYKWNEGPNSVGVSSEVSLPQFKVLGHRQRAMEISLTTGNYSRLACEIQFVRSMGYYLIQIYIPSGLIVIISWVSFWLNRNATPARVALGVTTVLTMTTLMSSTNAALPKISYVKSIDVYLGTCFVMVFASLLEYATVGYMAKRIQMRKQRFVAIQKIASEKKMPVDCPPVGDPHTLSKMGTLSRCPPGRPSEVRFKVHDPKAHSKGGTLENTINGGRSGAEEENPGPPPHILHPGKDISKLLGMTPSDIDKYSRIVFPVCFVCFNLMYWIIYLHVSDVVADDLVLLEEDK from the exons ATGGAG GATTTCACATTGGATTTTTACTTCAGACAATTTTGGACCGACCCCCGATTAGCTTACAAAAAAAGAACAGGAGTTGAGACATTATCTGTGGGCTCGGAGTTCATAAAGAATATATGGGTGCCAGACACGTTTTTTGTAAACGAAAAGCAATCTTATTTCCATATAGCAACAACAAGCAACGAATTCATACGTATTCATTACTCTGGCTCTATAACTAGAAGTATCAG GTTGACGATTACAGCTTCGTGTCCTATGAATCTGCAATACTTCCCAATGGATCGGCAGTTGTGTCACATTGAGATCGAAAGTT TCGGCTACACCATGCGGGACATCAGATACAAATGGAACGAGGGGCCCAACTCTGTGGGTGTTTCCAGCGAGGTGTCGCTGCCGCAGTTCAAGGTGCTGGGCCATCGCCAACGAGCTATGGAGATCTCCCTTACTACAG GAAATTACTCAAGATTGGCATGTGAAATTCAATTTGTTCGATCAATGGGATATTACCTGATTCAAATTTATATTCCGTCTGGTTTGATTGTCATCATATCATGGGTATCATTTTGGTTGAACCGGAACGCCACACCGGCCCGAGTAGCTCTAGGTGTTACCACTGTGTTGACGATGACAACGCTCATGTCGTCGACGAATGCGGCTTTACCTAAGATATCGTACGTCAAGTCCATCGACGTTTATTTGGGAACCTGTTTCGTGATGGTCTTCGCTAGCTTGctag AATATGCTACTGTGGGATATATGGCCAAAAGAATACAGATGAGAAAACAAAGATTTGTAGCTATTCAGAAAATCGCCTCTGAGAAAAAGATGCCGGTTGATTGTCCCCCTGTTGGCGACCCACACACGCTGTCTAAAATGGGGACCCTCAGCCGGTGCCCACCTGGAAGACCATCG GAGGTGCGTTTTAAAGTACACGACCCCAAAGCTCATTCCAAAGGCGGTACTCTAGAGAATACCATCAATGGTGGCCGCAGTGGAGCTGAAGAAGAAAACCCAGGACCTCCTCCGCATATCCTACATCCTGGCAAG GACATAAGCAAATTGCTCGGCATGACTCCTTCGGACATCGACAAGTACTCTCGCATAGTGTTCCCCGTCTGCTTCGTATGTTTTAACCTCATGTACTGGATCATATACCTTCACGTATCCGACGTCGTGGCTGACGATCTGGTTCTACTGGAAGAGGATAAATAG
- the LOC118273029 gene encoding gamma-aminobutyric acid receptor subunit beta isoform X2 has translation MSGARPRSAPLLLALAAAFLPQANHVAGAGGGGMFGDVNISAILDSFSISYDKRVRPNYGGPPVEVGVTMYVLSISSVSEVLMDFTLDFYFRQFWTDPRLAYKKRTGVETLSVGSEFIKNIWVPDTFFVNEKQSYFHIATTSNEFIRIHYSGSITRSIRLTITASCPMNLQYFPMDRQLCHIEIESFGYTMRDIRYKWNEGPNSVGVSSEVSLPQFKVLGHRQRAMEISLTTGNYSRLACEIQFVRSMGYYLIQIYIPSGLIVIISWVSFWLNRNATPARVALGVTTVLTMTTLMSSTNAALPKISYVKSIDVYLGTCFVMVFASLLEYATVGYMAKRIQMRKQRFVAIQKIASEKKMPVDCPPVGDPHTLSKMGTLSRCPPGRPSEVRFKVHDPKAHSKGGTLENTINGGRSGAEEENPGPPPHILHPGKDISKLLGMTPSDIDKYSRIVFPVCFVCFNLMYWIIYLHVSDVVADDLVLLEEDK, from the exons ATGAGCGGCGCCCGCCCCCGCTCCGCGCCGCTTCTGCTGGCGCTCGCGGCCGCCTTCCTACCGCAAGCCAACCATGTCGC gGGCGCCGGTGGGGGAGGGATGTTCGGTGATGTCAATATATCAGCCATTTTGGATTCATTTAGTATAAGTTACGACAAAAGAGTAAGACCAAACTATGGAG GTCCGCCAGTGGAGGTGGGCGTCACCATGTATGTGCTCTCTATCAGCTCCGTCTCCGAAGTGCTCATG GATTTCACATTGGATTTTTACTTCAGACAATTTTGGACCGACCCCCGATTAGCTTACAAAAAAAGAACAGGAGTTGAGACATTATCTGTGGGCTCGGAGTTCATAAAGAATATATGGGTGCCAGACACGTTTTTTGTAAACGAAAAGCAATCTTATTTCCATATAGCAACAACAAGCAACGAATTCATACGTATTCATTACTCTGGCTCTATAACTAGAAGTATCAG GTTGACGATTACAGCTTCGTGTCCTATGAATCTGCAATACTTCCCAATGGATCGGCAGTTGTGTCACATTGAGATCGAAAGTT TCGGCTACACCATGCGGGACATCAGATACAAATGGAACGAGGGGCCCAACTCTGTGGGTGTTTCCAGCGAGGTGTCGCTGCCGCAGTTCAAGGTGCTGGGCCATCGCCAACGAGCTATGGAGATCTCCCTTACTACAG GAAATTACTCAAGATTGGCATGTGAAATTCAATTTGTTCGATCAATGGGATATTACCTGATTCAAATTTATATTCCGTCTGGTTTGATTGTCATCATATCATGGGTATCATTTTGGTTGAACCGGAACGCCACACCGGCCCGAGTAGCTCTAGGTGTTACCACTGTGTTGACGATGACAACGCTCATGTCGTCGACGAATGCGGCTTTACCTAAGATATCGTACGTCAAGTCCATCGACGTTTATTTGGGAACCTGTTTCGTGATGGTCTTCGCTAGCTTGctag AATATGCTACTGTGGGATATATGGCCAAAAGAATACAGATGAGAAAACAAAGATTTGTAGCTATTCAGAAAATCGCCTCTGAGAAAAAGATGCCGGTTGATTGTCCCCCTGTTGGCGACCCACACACGCTGTCTAAAATGGGGACCCTCAGCCGGTGCCCACCTGGAAGACCATCG GAGGTGCGTTTTAAAGTACACGACCCCAAAGCTCATTCCAAAGGCGGTACTCTAGAGAATACCATCAATGGTGGCCGCAGTGGAGCTGAAGAAGAAAACCCAGGACCTCCTCCGCATATCCTACATCCTGGCAAG GACATAAGCAAATTGCTCGGCATGACTCCTTCGGACATCGACAAGTACTCTCGCATAGTGTTCCCCGTCTGCTTCGTATGTTTTAACCTCATGTACTGGATCATATACCTTCACGTATCCGACGTCGTGGCTGACGATCTGGTTCTACTGGAAGAGGATAAATAG
- the LOC118273029 gene encoding gamma-aminobutyric acid receptor subunit beta isoform X3 translates to MSGARPRSAPLLLALAAAFLPQANHVAGAGGGGMFGDVNISAILDSFSISYDKRVRPNYGGPPVEVGVTMYVLSISSLSEVKMDFTLDFYFRQFWTDPRLAYKKRTGVETLSVGSEFIKNIWVPDTFFVNEKQSYFHIATTSNEFIRIHYSGSITRSIRLTITASCPMNLQYFPMDRQLCHIEIESFGYTMRDIRYLWKDGVNSVGMSNEVQLPQFRVLGHRQRATVVTLTTGNYSRLACEIQFVRSMGYYLIQIYIPSGLIVIISWVSFWLNRNATPARVALGVTTVLTMTTLMSSTNAALPKISYVKSIDVYLGTCFVMVFASLLEYATVGYMAKRIQMRKQRFVAIQKIASEKKMPVDCPPVGDPHTLSKMGTLSRCPPGRPSEVRFKVHDPKAHSKGGTLENTINGGRSGAEEENPGPPPHILHPGKDISKLLGMTPSDIDKYSRIVFPVCFVCFNLMYWIIYLHVSDVVADDLVLLEEDK, encoded by the exons ATGAGCGGCGCCCGCCCCCGCTCCGCGCCGCTTCTGCTGGCGCTCGCGGCCGCCTTCCTACCGCAAGCCAACCATGTCGC gGGCGCCGGTGGGGGAGGGATGTTCGGTGATGTCAATATATCAGCCATTTTGGATTCATTTAGTATAAGTTACGACAAAAGAGTAAGACCAAACTATGGAG GACCACCCGTGGAAGTGGGGGTTACCATGTACGTGCTCTCCATCAGCTCTCTGTCTGAAGTGAAAATG GATTTCACATTGGATTTTTACTTCAGACAATTTTGGACCGACCCCCGATTAGCTTACAAAAAAAGAACAGGAGTTGAGACATTATCTGTGGGCTCGGAGTTCATAAAGAATATATGGGTGCCAGACACGTTTTTTGTAAACGAAAAGCAATCTTATTTCCATATAGCAACAACAAGCAACGAATTCATACGTATTCATTACTCTGGCTCTATAACTAGAAGTATCAG GTTGACGATTACAGCTTCGTGTCCTATGAATCTGCAATACTTCCCAATGGATCGGCAGTTGTGTCACATTGAGATCGAAAGTT TCGGGTACACAATGAGAGACATTCGGTACCTTTGGAAAGATGGGGTGAACAGCGTCGGTATGAGCAACGAGGTGCAGCTGCCGCAGTTCCGGGTGCTCGGCCACCGGCAGCGCGCCACTGTTGTTACATTGACGACAG GAAATTACTCAAGATTGGCATGTGAAATTCAATTTGTTCGATCAATGGGATATTACCTGATTCAAATTTATATTCCGTCTGGTTTGATTGTCATCATATCATGGGTATCATTTTGGTTGAACCGGAACGCCACACCGGCCCGAGTAGCTCTAGGTGTTACCACTGTGTTGACGATGACAACGCTCATGTCGTCGACGAATGCGGCTTTACCTAAGATATCGTACGTCAAGTCCATCGACGTTTATTTGGGAACCTGTTTCGTGATGGTCTTCGCTAGCTTGctag AATATGCTACTGTGGGATATATGGCCAAAAGAATACAGATGAGAAAACAAAGATTTGTAGCTATTCAGAAAATCGCCTCTGAGAAAAAGATGCCGGTTGATTGTCCCCCTGTTGGCGACCCACACACGCTGTCTAAAATGGGGACCCTCAGCCGGTGCCCACCTGGAAGACCATCG GAGGTGCGTTTTAAAGTACACGACCCCAAAGCTCATTCCAAAGGCGGTACTCTAGAGAATACCATCAATGGTGGCCGCAGTGGAGCTGAAGAAGAAAACCCAGGACCTCCTCCGCATATCCTACATCCTGGCAAG GACATAAGCAAATTGCTCGGCATGACTCCTTCGGACATCGACAAGTACTCTCGCATAGTGTTCCCCGTCTGCTTCGTATGTTTTAACCTCATGTACTGGATCATATACCTTCACGTATCCGACGTCGTGGCTGACGATCTGGTTCTACTGGAAGAGGATAAATAG